A stretch of the Serratia marcescens genome encodes the following:
- the thrC gene encoding threonine synthase, which translates to MKLYNLKDHNEQVSFAQAIKQGLGKQQGLFFPLELPEFELTEIDHLLEQDFVTRSSRILSAFIGEEVPEAALKKRVQAAFEFPAPVAKVTEDVSCLELFHGPTLAFKDFGGRFMAQMLAEVAGDQPVTILTATSGDTGAAVAHAFYGLKNVRVVILYPQGKISPLQEKLFCTLGGNIHTVAIDGDFDACQALVKQAFDDQELKDALHLNSANSINISRLLAQICYYFEAVAQLPQEARNQLVISVPSGNFGDLTAGLLAKSLGLPVKRFIAATNANDTVPRFLTSGQWQPHATVATLSNAMDVSQPNNWPRVEELFRRKVWQLKELGHAAVSDETTKETMRELAELGYISEPHAAIAYRALRDQLQEGEFGLFLGTAHPAKFKESVEAILGQALPLPKALALRADLPLLSHTLPAGFGELRKFLMGLPA; encoded by the coding sequence ATGAAACTGTACAACCTTAAGGATCACAACGAGCAGGTGAGCTTCGCGCAGGCGATCAAACAAGGCCTGGGCAAGCAGCAGGGGCTGTTCTTCCCGCTGGAGCTGCCGGAGTTCGAACTGACCGAGATCGACCACCTGCTGGAGCAGGACTTTGTCACCCGCAGCAGCCGCATTCTGTCGGCCTTTATCGGCGAAGAGGTGCCGGAAGCGGCGCTGAAGAAACGCGTGCAGGCCGCCTTTGAGTTCCCGGCGCCGGTGGCGAAGGTGACCGAAGACGTTTCCTGTCTGGAGCTGTTCCACGGCCCGACGCTGGCGTTCAAAGACTTCGGCGGCCGCTTTATGGCGCAGATGCTGGCGGAAGTGGCCGGCGATCAGCCGGTGACCATTTTGACCGCCACCTCCGGCGACACCGGCGCCGCCGTGGCGCACGCCTTCTACGGCCTGAAGAACGTCCGGGTGGTGATCCTCTACCCGCAGGGCAAAATCAGTCCGCTGCAGGAGAAGCTGTTCTGCACCCTGGGCGGCAACATTCACACCGTCGCGATCGACGGCGACTTCGACGCTTGTCAGGCGCTGGTGAAGCAGGCGTTCGACGATCAGGAATTGAAAGACGCGCTGCACCTGAACTCGGCCAACTCGATCAACATCAGCCGTTTGCTGGCGCAGATCTGCTACTACTTCGAAGCGGTGGCGCAGCTGCCGCAGGAAGCGCGCAATCAGCTGGTGATTTCAGTGCCGAGCGGCAACTTCGGCGATCTGACTGCCGGGCTGCTGGCCAAGTCGCTGGGTCTGCCGGTGAAGCGTTTTATCGCCGCCACCAACGCCAACGACACCGTGCCGCGCTTCCTGACCAGCGGCCAGTGGCAGCCGCACGCCACGGTCGCGACGCTGTCCAACGCCATGGACGTCAGCCAGCCAAACAACTGGCCGCGCGTGGAAGAGCTGTTCCGTCGTAAGGTCTGGCAGCTGAAAGAGCTGGGCCACGCGGCCGTCAGCGATGAGACCACCAAGGAAACGATGCGTGAACTGGCCGAACTGGGCTATATCTCCGAACCGCACGCGGCTATTGCCTATCGCGCGCTGCGCGATCAGCTGCAGGAAGGGGAGTTCGGTCTGTTCCTTGGCACCGCGCATCCGGCCAAGTTCAAAGAGAGCGTAGAAGCGATCCTCGGCCAGGCACTGCCGTTGCCGAAAGCGCTGGCGCTGCGGGCCGATCTGCCGCTGCTGTCGCACACGCTGCCGGCCGGCTTCGGTGAGCTGCGCAAGTTCCTGATGGGGCTGCCAGCCTGA
- the yaaA gene encoding peroxide stress protein YaaA, which yields MLVIISPAKTLDYDSPLATERFTQPELLDKSKQLIKICRELTPAQIASLMSISDKLAGLNAARFSEWQPKFTPDNARQALLAFKGDVYTGLQAQDFNEADFDFAQQHLRMLSGLYGVLRPLDLMMPYRLEMGIKLENPKGKDLYSFWGDKVTQKLNEALEQQGDDVVVNLASDEYFKAVKPAKLHGALIKPIFLDEKNGKYKVISFYAKKARGLMSRFIIKNRLTRSEQLVDFNLEGYVFDEAASQGNELVFKRPEQA from the coding sequence ATGCTCGTTATTATTTCCCCTGCAAAAACTCTCGATTACGACAGCCCGCTGGCGACAGAACGCTTCACGCAGCCCGAACTGCTGGACAAGTCGAAACAGCTGATCAAAATTTGCCGCGAGCTGACGCCGGCGCAAATCGCCAGCCTGATGAGCATCAGTGACAAGCTGGCCGGGCTGAACGCCGCGCGCTTTAGCGAGTGGCAGCCGAAATTTACCCCGGACAATGCCCGTCAGGCGCTGCTGGCGTTCAAGGGCGACGTTTACACCGGCCTGCAGGCGCAGGATTTCAACGAGGCTGACTTCGATTTTGCCCAGCAGCATCTGCGCATGCTGTCCGGCCTGTATGGCGTGCTGCGCCCGCTCGATCTGATGATGCCGTACCGGCTGGAGATGGGCATCAAGCTGGAAAACCCGAAAGGCAAAGACCTGTACAGCTTCTGGGGGGATAAAGTCACCCAAAAACTCAACGAAGCGCTGGAGCAACAGGGCGACGACGTGGTGGTCAACCTGGCGTCCGACGAGTATTTCAAGGCGGTGAAACCGGCCAAACTGCACGGCGCGCTGATCAAACCGATCTTCCTCGACGAGAAGAACGGCAAGTACAAGGTCATCAGCTTCTACGCCAAGAAAGCGCGCGGGTTGATGAGCCGCTTTATCATCAAGAACCGCCTGACGCGCAGCGAGCAGCTGGTGGACTTCAACCTGGAAGGCTACGTCTTCGACGAAGCCGCCTCGCAGGGCAATGAACTGGTGTTCAAACGCCCGGAGCAGGCATAA
- a CDS encoding alanine/glycine:cation symporter family protein → MTDLMNFINNILWGSVLIYLLLGTGIYFTLRTRFIQLRHFSHMFSVLKNSNKSDSAGISSFQALCTTLAARVGTGNLTGVAIALTAGGPGAIFWMWAVAFIGMATSFVESSLAQLYKTKDDNGNYRGGPAYYMEKGLGMRWMGVLFSIFLIIAFGLVFNAVQANSIAQASAVAFHLQPLHVGIGLVLLSGVVIFGGIRSIAKVAELVVPLMAGAYLLLALWVIGHNIEHMPAILALIFKSAFGLQEAAAGAVGYGISQAMTQGVQRGLFSNEAGMGSAPNAAASASPYPPHPASQGYVQMLGVFIDTIVICSATAAIILSSGILDQPTDSISGIDLTQRALSTAVGSWGAPFVAIAIFFFAFTSIIANYAYAESNLVFLEHNHPGGLLIFRCVALGMVMFGALAELPLVWKMADTSMALMAITNLTAILLLSRVALKLADDYHRQRRLGKLPTFDANRYPELKSQLEPGVWDDQKPPR, encoded by the coding sequence TTGACGGACCTGATGAACTTTATAAACAATATTTTGTGGGGGTCGGTGCTGATTTATCTGCTGCTCGGCACCGGCATCTACTTCACGTTGCGCACCCGCTTTATCCAGCTCCGCCACTTCAGCCACATGTTCTCGGTGTTGAAAAACAGCAATAAAAGCGACAGCGCCGGCATCTCCTCTTTCCAGGCGCTGTGCACCACGTTGGCGGCGCGCGTCGGCACCGGCAACCTGACCGGCGTCGCCATCGCCCTGACCGCCGGCGGCCCCGGCGCCATCTTCTGGATGTGGGCGGTGGCGTTTATCGGTATGGCCACTTCATTTGTCGAAAGCTCGCTGGCGCAGCTCTACAAAACCAAAGACGATAACGGCAACTACCGCGGCGGCCCGGCCTACTACATGGAAAAAGGCCTCGGCATGCGCTGGATGGGCGTGCTGTTCTCGATCTTTCTGATCATCGCGTTCGGTCTGGTGTTCAACGCCGTGCAGGCCAACTCCATCGCCCAGGCCTCCGCCGTCGCCTTCCATTTGCAGCCGCTGCACGTCGGCATCGGCCTGGTGCTGCTGAGCGGCGTGGTGATCTTTGGCGGCATCCGTTCCATCGCCAAAGTGGCCGAGCTGGTGGTGCCGCTGATGGCCGGCGCCTACCTGTTGTTGGCCCTCTGGGTGATTGGCCATAACATCGAACACATGCCGGCGATCCTGGCGCTGATCTTCAAAAGCGCCTTCGGCCTGCAGGAAGCCGCGGCCGGCGCCGTCGGTTACGGCATCTCCCAGGCGATGACCCAGGGCGTGCAGCGCGGCCTGTTCTCCAACGAAGCCGGCATGGGCTCGGCGCCCAACGCGGCGGCGTCCGCCTCGCCTTATCCGCCGCATCCGGCTTCGCAAGGCTACGTGCAAATGCTCGGGGTGTTTATCGATACCATCGTTATCTGCAGCGCCACTGCGGCGATCATCCTCTCTTCCGGCATACTCGATCAGCCGACCGACAGCATCAGCGGCATCGATCTGACCCAGCGCGCGCTGTCGACCGCCGTCGGCAGCTGGGGAGCGCCGTTCGTCGCCATCGCCATTTTCTTCTTCGCCTTCACCTCGATCATCGCCAACTATGCCTATGCCGAGAGCAACCTGGTGTTCCTCGAGCACAACCATCCGGGTGGCCTGCTGATTTTCCGCTGCGTGGCGTTGGGCATGGTGATGTTCGGCGCGCTGGCGGAGCTGCCGCTGGTGTGGAAAATGGCGGATACCTCCATGGCGCTGATGGCAATCACCAACCTGACGGCGATCCTGCTGCTGTCGCGGGTGGCGCTGAAGCTGGCCGACGATTACCATCGCCAACGCCGCCTGGGCAAGCTGCCGACCTTCGACGCCAACCGTTATCCGGAGCTGAAGTCGCAGCTGGAGCCGGGCGTGTGGGACGACCAAAAGCCGCCGCGCTGA
- the tal gene encoding transaldolase, with protein MTDKLTSLRQLTTVVADTGDIAAMKLYQPQDATTNPSLILNAAQIPEYRKLIDEAIAWARGQSSDREQQIADAADKLAVNIGLEILKLVPGRISTEVDARLSYDTVASVAKAKRLIKLYNEAGISNDRILIKLASTWQGIRAAEQLEKEGINCNLTLLFSFAQARACAEAGVYLISPFVGRILDWYKANGDKKEFAPHEDPGVISVTEIYQYYKQHGYNTVVMGASFRNVGEIIELAGCDRLTIAPALLKELAESEGALERKLSYTGEVKARPAALTEPEFYWQHNQDPMAVEKLTDGIRKFAVDQGKLEKMIADLL; from the coding sequence ATGACCGACAAATTAACTTCCCTGCGCCAGTTGACCACTGTGGTTGCAGATACGGGTGATATCGCGGCAATGAAGCTGTATCAACCGCAGGACGCCACAACCAACCCTTCGCTGATCCTCAATGCAGCCCAAATTCCTGAATACCGCAAACTGATTGACGAAGCCATCGCCTGGGCGCGCGGCCAGAGCAGCGATCGCGAGCAGCAGATCGCCGACGCCGCCGACAAGCTGGCGGTCAACATCGGTCTGGAAATCCTCAAACTGGTTCCGGGCCGCATCTCCACCGAAGTGGATGCACGCCTGTCTTACGACACCGTCGCCAGCGTGGCCAAAGCCAAGCGCCTGATCAAACTGTACAACGAAGCCGGCATCAGCAACGATCGCATTCTGATCAAACTGGCCTCGACCTGGCAGGGCATCCGCGCGGCGGAGCAGCTGGAGAAAGAAGGCATCAACTGTAATCTGACGCTGCTGTTCTCCTTCGCTCAGGCTCGCGCCTGTGCCGAAGCCGGCGTTTACCTGATCTCGCCGTTCGTCGGCCGTATCCTCGACTGGTACAAAGCCAACGGCGACAAGAAAGAGTTCGCCCCGCACGAAGATCCGGGCGTGATCTCCGTGACCGAAATTTACCAGTACTACAAACAGCACGGTTACAACACCGTGGTGATGGGCGCCAGCTTCCGTAACGTCGGCGAAATCATCGAACTGGCCGGCTGTGACCGCCTGACCATCGCCCCTGCGCTGCTGAAAGAGCTGGCGGAGAGTGAAGGCGCGCTGGAGCGCAAACTGTCTTACACCGGTGAAGTGAAGGCGCGTCCTGCCGCACTGACTGAACCTGAGTTCTACTGGCAGCACAACCAGGATCCGATGGCGGTTGAGAAACTGACCGACGGCATCCGCAAGTTCGCCGTAGACCAGGGCAAACTGGAAAAAATGATCGCCGACCTGCTGTAA
- the mog gene encoding molybdopterin adenylyltransferase, with protein sequence MDILRIGLVSVSDRASGGVYQDKGIPALEEWLSGALATPFKLETRLIPDEQTQIEQTLCELVDEMGCHLVLTTGGTGPARRDVTPDATLAIADRVMPGFGEQMRQISLHYVPTAILSRQVGAIRKQALIINLPGQPKSIRETLEGVKDEQGNAVVHGIFASVPYCIQLLDGPYVETHAAVVAAFRPKSARREINL encoded by the coding sequence ATGGATATTTTACGTATTGGTTTGGTTTCCGTTTCCGACCGCGCTTCCGGCGGCGTTTATCAGGATAAAGGCATCCCGGCGCTGGAAGAGTGGCTGAGCGGCGCGCTGGCGACGCCGTTCAAGCTGGAAACCCGGTTGATCCCCGATGAGCAGACGCAAATTGAACAGACGCTGTGCGAACTGGTGGACGAAATGGGCTGCCATTTGGTGCTGACCACCGGCGGCACCGGGCCGGCGCGCCGCGATGTCACCCCCGATGCCACGCTGGCGATCGCCGATCGCGTGATGCCCGGCTTCGGCGAGCAAATGCGTCAGATCAGCCTACACTATGTGCCAACGGCAATTCTTTCTCGCCAGGTGGGGGCGATCCGCAAACAGGCGTTGATCATCAACCTGCCCGGCCAGCCGAAGTCGATCAGGGAAACGCTGGAAGGGGTAAAGGATGAGCAGGGCAATGCGGTGGTGCACGGCATCTTCGCCAGCGTGCCTTATTGCATTCAACTGCTCGATGGGCCTTACGTCGAAACGCACGCCGCGGTGGTAGCAGCATTTCGGCCAAAGAGCGCGCGTCGCGAGATAAACCTCTAA